The following coding sequences lie in one Silurus meridionalis isolate SWU-2019-XX chromosome 19, ASM1480568v1, whole genome shotgun sequence genomic window:
- the tmcc1b gene encoding transmembrane and coiled-coil domains protein 1b isoform X1 has product MDQGASEQPAAEEPDSGARAESGASRRASEAEYSLSKITHTALENMGSLGHGLKQLFQPQRRRSSVVPQDLSFSSASPAPEPAEAGSESGEASSPNITPPDSDPTPASTPPAALSRVLQQIRGAPPMMKRGTSLQSRRSKTGGGGEPPQKGSPQIHRRSTQEALMQAGRPRSSSTTDTPSSPALVDMLLTSGYHSTEESDRVDRLEVSGLAASPNALSSSSDGGGTYGVDSVDSAPDPQRTKQAISQLKQKILKLTEQIKIEQTARDDNVAEYLKLANNADKQQSARIKQVFEKKNQKSAQTIQQLQRKLEHYHRKLREVEHNGIPRQPKDVLRDMHQGLKDVGAKVTGGLSSISQATHSAAGAVVSKPREFASLIRNKFGSADNISSLKDSLDETQGDEVVPGVVPGAGTSATRALAPGQLQSSPKYGSEDDCSSATSGSAGANSTTGAPGGPPSSKGNTLEQGQTSGLEVLFHEIQELRENQGRLVESFENLKSHYQRDYTLNMQALQEERYRCERLEEQLNDLTELHQNEILNLKQELASMEEKIAYQSYERARDIQEALEACQTRISKMELQQQQQQVVQLEGLENATARTILGKLINVLLAVMAVLLVFVSTVANCVVPLMKTRSRMLSTLLLISVLAFLWKNWEAISQYLDRFLIHSR; this is encoded by the exons ATGGATCAGGGCGCTAGCGAGCAACCTGCCGCGGAGGAGCCAGACTCCGGGGCTCGAGCCGAGTCGGGGGCTAGCAGGAGGGCTTCCGAGGCCGAGTACAGCTTGTCTAAAATTACTCACACTGCCCTGGAGAACATGGGCTCGCTCGGCCACGGCTTGAAGCAGCTTTTCCAACCCCAGCGCCGGCGCTCATCTGTCGTGCCACAAgacctctccttttcctctgcGAGCCCTGCACCTGAGCCCGCAGAGGCAGGGTCAGAGTCGGGGGAAGCCTCCTCCCCTAACATCACGCCTCCTGACTCTGACCCCACACCCGCTTCCACCCCCCCCGCAGCTCTGAGCCGTGTGCTGCAGCAGATCCGAGGTGCTCCCCCAATGATGAAGCGAGGGACCAGCCTGCAGAGTCGGCGCAGCAAGACTGGGGGGGGAGGGGAGCCCCCCCAGAAAGGCAGCCCTCAGATCCATCGGCGCAGTACTCAGGAGGCACTGATGCAGGCCGGACGCCCGCGGTCGTCCTCCACCACGGACACGCCCAGCAGCCCTGCCTTGGTCGACATGCTCCTGACTTCCGGGTATCACTCCACTGAGGAATCGGACAGA GTGGATCGTCTAGAAGTGTCTGGCTTGGCCGCATCCCCCAACGCTCTGTCCAGCAGCTCGGACGGTGGCGGTACATATGGCGTAGACTCGGTGGACAGCGCTCCTGACCCACAGCGCACCAAACAAGCCATTTCCCAGCTAAAGCAGAAGATCCTCAAGCTTACGGAACAGATCAAGATCGAGCAGACGGCACGCGACGACAACGTAGCCGAGTACCTGAAACTGGCCAACAATGCAGACAAGCAGCAGAGCGCACGCATCAAGCAAGTGTTTGAGAAGAAAAATCAGAAATCGGCCCAGACCATCCAGCAGCTGCAGAGGAAGCTGGAACATTATCACCGCAAGCTGAGGGAGGTGGAGCATAACGGTATCCCGCGCCAGCCCAAAGACGTTCTGCGTGACATGCACCAGGGCCTGAAGGATGTGGGCGCAAAG GTGACTGGCGGTCTCTCCAGCATTTCCCAGGCCACACACTCAGCTGCTGGTGCCGTTGTTTCCAAACCTCGTGAGTTCGCCTCGCTCATCCGCAACAAATTCGGCAGTGCGGACAACATCTCGTCCCTAAAAGACTCTCTGGACGAGACGCAGGGTGACGAGGTTGTTCCAGGCGTTGTACCAGGGGCGGGGACATCAGCCACTAGAGCCCTAGCACCTGGACAGTTGCAGTCGAGCCCAAAGTATGGCAGTGAGGACGATTGTTCAAGTGCCACATCGGGCTCGGCAGGGGCCAACAGCACCACCGGAGCCCCCGGAGGACCCCCGAGCTCCAAGGGTAACACGCTGGAGCAAGGCCAGACCTCAGGCCTCGAAGTTCTGTTTCACGAGATCCAGGAGTTGCGGGAGAACCAGGGTAGGCTGGTGGAATCGTTTGAAAATCTGAAGAGCCATTATCAGAGGGATTACACGCTAAACATGCAAGCCCTGCAGGAGGAAAGAtatag GTGTGAACGTCTAGAGGAGCAGCTGAATGATCTCACAGAGCTCCATCAGAACGAAATTCTCAACCTGAAGCAGGAGCTGGCCAGCATGGAAGAAAAAATTGCATACCAGTCTTACGAACGGGCCAGGGATATACAG GAGGCACTGGAGGCCTGTCAGACACGCATCTCCAAGATGGAgctgcagcagcaacagcagcaggtGGTGCAGTTGGAGGGGTTGGAGAACGCCACGGCACGCACCATTCTCGGTAAACTCATCAACGTCCTGCTGGCGGTCATGGCCGTGCTGCTGGTGTTCGTGTCGACTGTGGCGAACTGCGTGGTCCCGCTCATGAAGACGCGCAGCCGCATGCTCTCCACACTGCTCCTCATCAGCGTCCTGGCTTTCCTCTGGAAGAACTGGGAGGCCATTTCACAGTACCTGGACCGTTTCTTGATACACTCGAGATGA
- the tmcc1b gene encoding transmembrane and coiled-coil domains protein 1b isoform X2: MMKRGTSLQSRRSKTGGGGEPPQKGSPQIHRRSTQEALMQAGRPRSSSTTDTPSSPALVDMLLTSGYHSTEESDRVDRLEVSGLAASPNALSSSSDGGGTYGVDSVDSAPDPQRTKQAISQLKQKILKLTEQIKIEQTARDDNVAEYLKLANNADKQQSARIKQVFEKKNQKSAQTIQQLQRKLEHYHRKLREVEHNGIPRQPKDVLRDMHQGLKDVGAKVTGGLSSISQATHSAAGAVVSKPREFASLIRNKFGSADNISSLKDSLDETQGDEVVPGVVPGAGTSATRALAPGQLQSSPKYGSEDDCSSATSGSAGANSTTGAPGGPPSSKGNTLEQGQTSGLEVLFHEIQELRENQGRLVESFENLKSHYQRDYTLNMQALQEERYRCERLEEQLNDLTELHQNEILNLKQELASMEEKIAYQSYERARDIQEALEACQTRISKMELQQQQQQVVQLEGLENATARTILGKLINVLLAVMAVLLVFVSTVANCVVPLMKTRSRMLSTLLLISVLAFLWKNWEAISQYLDRFLIHSR, translated from the exons ATGATGAAGCGAGGGACCAGCCTGCAGAGTCGGCGCAGCAAGACTGGGGGGGGAGGGGAGCCCCCCCAGAAAGGCAGCCCTCAGATCCATCGGCGCAGTACTCAGGAGGCACTGATGCAGGCCGGACGCCCGCGGTCGTCCTCCACCACGGACACGCCCAGCAGCCCTGCCTTGGTCGACATGCTCCTGACTTCCGGGTATCACTCCACTGAGGAATCGGACAGA GTGGATCGTCTAGAAGTGTCTGGCTTGGCCGCATCCCCCAACGCTCTGTCCAGCAGCTCGGACGGTGGCGGTACATATGGCGTAGACTCGGTGGACAGCGCTCCTGACCCACAGCGCACCAAACAAGCCATTTCCCAGCTAAAGCAGAAGATCCTCAAGCTTACGGAACAGATCAAGATCGAGCAGACGGCACGCGACGACAACGTAGCCGAGTACCTGAAACTGGCCAACAATGCAGACAAGCAGCAGAGCGCACGCATCAAGCAAGTGTTTGAGAAGAAAAATCAGAAATCGGCCCAGACCATCCAGCAGCTGCAGAGGAAGCTGGAACATTATCACCGCAAGCTGAGGGAGGTGGAGCATAACGGTATCCCGCGCCAGCCCAAAGACGTTCTGCGTGACATGCACCAGGGCCTGAAGGATGTGGGCGCAAAG GTGACTGGCGGTCTCTCCAGCATTTCCCAGGCCACACACTCAGCTGCTGGTGCCGTTGTTTCCAAACCTCGTGAGTTCGCCTCGCTCATCCGCAACAAATTCGGCAGTGCGGACAACATCTCGTCCCTAAAAGACTCTCTGGACGAGACGCAGGGTGACGAGGTTGTTCCAGGCGTTGTACCAGGGGCGGGGACATCAGCCACTAGAGCCCTAGCACCTGGACAGTTGCAGTCGAGCCCAAAGTATGGCAGTGAGGACGATTGTTCAAGTGCCACATCGGGCTCGGCAGGGGCCAACAGCACCACCGGAGCCCCCGGAGGACCCCCGAGCTCCAAGGGTAACACGCTGGAGCAAGGCCAGACCTCAGGCCTCGAAGTTCTGTTTCACGAGATCCAGGAGTTGCGGGAGAACCAGGGTAGGCTGGTGGAATCGTTTGAAAATCTGAAGAGCCATTATCAGAGGGATTACACGCTAAACATGCAAGCCCTGCAGGAGGAAAGAtatag GTGTGAACGTCTAGAGGAGCAGCTGAATGATCTCACAGAGCTCCATCAGAACGAAATTCTCAACCTGAAGCAGGAGCTGGCCAGCATGGAAGAAAAAATTGCATACCAGTCTTACGAACGGGCCAGGGATATACAG GAGGCACTGGAGGCCTGTCAGACACGCATCTCCAAGATGGAgctgcagcagcaacagcagcaggtGGTGCAGTTGGAGGGGTTGGAGAACGCCACGGCACGCACCATTCTCGGTAAACTCATCAACGTCCTGCTGGCGGTCATGGCCGTGCTGCTGGTGTTCGTGTCGACTGTGGCGAACTGCGTGGTCCCGCTCATGAAGACGCGCAGCCGCATGCTCTCCACACTGCTCCTCATCAGCGTCCTGGCTTTCCTCTGGAAGAACTGGGAGGCCATTTCACAGTACCTGGACCGTTTCTTGATACACTCGAGATGA
- the LOC124402175 gene encoding uncharacterized protein LOC124402175 isoform X2 — MWQKQEMCLMLVIVMMLNSSTFCLELNGHKSESVQAGRLIIESSKPTNETKHDIFKNLHEEYVGVTNGSPSYQPESIGSQLAKLVLRHWSPSVQCDNDSMSLRIRGTQIPKFLVETSKGGPVPLLRMPPHCGFSMKRARRDVSLVAKYNGCNVAQQGNAYVLPLRASGVVLKVVCPVGRPLTRVSCTPSAMVVNLGVAADGVKLKVKGVWQPIYQAATICGFTLEVIGGGLTLTVPYTSNCWQYEGAKVILSLQCMDGELTLSCPAVQPSTTTPLLAFMQPVPRKDAPMTTSTTTTTLATTKEPVSADEQLSNPLLHGVQYGYGIPWPFQYNQPGSFPATYANAALSTATKVVPARPQQHLHPWLPGIKQPYGYGMPWPFQYSNPGTLPDTHTNTAQTSGTIVAAASPDQLGLYPWLVGTYYPYSYPLPWQIKYSQSGAPPATTSTTATPTTTLTTTTPATTTTTSTTTSKNYPTMPRSFDQQWYPWLLGTYNQYVPMVPPGVSVSGPNGGVKQQMYQTSWMNSLPKYPTVNQNPGSSEFNPSKILPYHSNVSPLQIKLGQ; from the exons ATGTGGCAAAAACAGGAAATGTGCTTAATGCTAGTGATTGTAATGATGCTGAACTCCTCAACATTTTGTCTTGAGCTAAATGGGCATAAGAGTGAATCAGTTCAAGCTGGTAGACTTATTATTGAATCAAGCAAACCTACAAATGAAACCAAGCATGATATTTTCAAGAATTTGCATGAAGAATATGTTGGAGTCACCAATGGGTCTCCATCCTATCAGCCAGAGTCAATAG GGTCTCAACTGGCAAAGTTAGTGCTCAGGCACTGGAGTCCCTCAGTGCAGTGTGATAATGATTCAATGTCTCTGCGTATCCGTGGGACTCAAATTCCCAAATTCTTGGTTGAGACAA GTAAAGGGGGACCAGTACCATTATTACGGATGCCTCCCCACTGTGGATTTTCTATGAAGAGAGCCCGCAGAGATGTTTCACTCGTCGCCAAGTATAATGGTTGTAATGTTGCACAACAG GGAAATGCCTATGTTCTGCCCTTACGTGCTTCTGGAGTTGTTCTGAAAGTGGTCTGTCCTGTGGGTCGTCCTCTAACCAGAGTCTCATGTACCCCTTCTGCTATGGTTGTCAATTTGGGTGTGGCTGCAGATGGTGTCAAACTAAAGG TGAAAGGTGTTTGGCAACCTATTTACCAAGCAGCTACGATCTGTGGATTTACCTTGGAAGTTATAGGAGGTGGATTGACACTCACTGTACCATATACAAGCAATTGCTGGCAATATGAG GGTGCCAAGGTGATTTTGTCTCTGCAGTGCATGGATGGGGAGTTGACACTGTCCTGCCCAGCTGTTCAACCCTCAACAACTACTCCTTTACTTGCTTTCAT GCAGCCTGTACCTCGCAAAGATGCCCCCATGACTACCTCGACAACTACAACTACCCTTGCTACAACAAAAGAACCAGTCAGTGCTGACGAACAGCTTTCTAATCCTTTGCTACATGGAGTGCAATATGGTTATGGTATCCCATGGCCTTTCCAATATAACCAGCCAGGAAGTTTTCCAGCTACCTACGCAAACGCAGCTTTAAGTACTGCTACAAAAGTTGTACCAGCCAGGCCTCAACAACATTTGCATCCTTGGTTACCTGGAATAAAACAACCTTATGGTTATGGTATGCCCTGGCCTTTCCAATATAGCAATCCTGGAACTCTTCCAGatacccacacaaacacagctcAAACTTCTGGTACCATAGTTGCAGCTGCCAGTCCTGATCAACTTGGTTTGTATCCTTGGTTAGTTGGAACGTATTATCCTTATAGTTATCCTCTGCCATGGCAGATTAAATATAGCCAGTCTGGAGCTCCCCCAGCCACCACTTCAACAACTGCAACCCCAACCACCACTCTGACAACTACAACCCCagctactacaactaccactTCAACAACTACCTCCAAAAACTACCCTACTATGCCCAGAAGCTTTGATCAACAATGGTATCCTTGGTTACTTGGAACATATAATCAGTATGTCCCTATGGTACCACCTGGTGTTTCAGTGTCCGGTCCTAACGGTGGGGTTAAACAGCAGATGTACCAGACATCCTGGATGAATTCCTTACCTAAATACCCGACTGTAAACCAAAATCCAGGCTCTTCAGAGTTTAACCCTTCCAAAATTTTGCCGTATCATTCAAATGTTTCACCCCTACAGATTAAATTAGGACAATAA
- the LOC124402175 gene encoding uncharacterized protein LOC124402175 isoform X1: MWQKQEMCLMLVIVMMLNSSTFCLELNGHKSESVQAGRLIIESSKPTNETKHDIFKNLHEEYVGVTNGSPSYQPESIEGSQLAKLVLRHWSPSVQCDNDSMSLRIRGTQIPKFLVETSKGGPVPLLRMPPHCGFSMKRARRDVSLVAKYNGCNVAQQGNAYVLPLRASGVVLKVVCPVGRPLTRVSCTPSAMVVNLGVAADGVKLKVKGVWQPIYQAATICGFTLEVIGGGLTLTVPYTSNCWQYEGAKVILSLQCMDGELTLSCPAVQPSTTTPLLAFMQPVPRKDAPMTTSTTTTTLATTKEPVSADEQLSNPLLHGVQYGYGIPWPFQYNQPGSFPATYANAALSTATKVVPARPQQHLHPWLPGIKQPYGYGMPWPFQYSNPGTLPDTHTNTAQTSGTIVAAASPDQLGLYPWLVGTYYPYSYPLPWQIKYSQSGAPPATTSTTATPTTTLTTTTPATTTTTSTTTSKNYPTMPRSFDQQWYPWLLGTYNQYVPMVPPGVSVSGPNGGVKQQMYQTSWMNSLPKYPTVNQNPGSSEFNPSKILPYHSNVSPLQIKLGQ; the protein is encoded by the exons ATGTGGCAAAAACAGGAAATGTGCTTAATGCTAGTGATTGTAATGATGCTGAACTCCTCAACATTTTGTCTTGAGCTAAATGGGCATAAGAGTGAATCAGTTCAAGCTGGTAGACTTATTATTGAATCAAGCAAACCTACAAATGAAACCAAGCATGATATTTTCAAGAATTTGCATGAAGAATATGTTGGAGTCACCAATGGGTCTCCATCCTATCAGCCAGAGTCAATAG AAGGGTCTCAACTGGCAAAGTTAGTGCTCAGGCACTGGAGTCCCTCAGTGCAGTGTGATAATGATTCAATGTCTCTGCGTATCCGTGGGACTCAAATTCCCAAATTCTTGGTTGAGACAA GTAAAGGGGGACCAGTACCATTATTACGGATGCCTCCCCACTGTGGATTTTCTATGAAGAGAGCCCGCAGAGATGTTTCACTCGTCGCCAAGTATAATGGTTGTAATGTTGCACAACAG GGAAATGCCTATGTTCTGCCCTTACGTGCTTCTGGAGTTGTTCTGAAAGTGGTCTGTCCTGTGGGTCGTCCTCTAACCAGAGTCTCATGTACCCCTTCTGCTATGGTTGTCAATTTGGGTGTGGCTGCAGATGGTGTCAAACTAAAGG TGAAAGGTGTTTGGCAACCTATTTACCAAGCAGCTACGATCTGTGGATTTACCTTGGAAGTTATAGGAGGTGGATTGACACTCACTGTACCATATACAAGCAATTGCTGGCAATATGAG GGTGCCAAGGTGATTTTGTCTCTGCAGTGCATGGATGGGGAGTTGACACTGTCCTGCCCAGCTGTTCAACCCTCAACAACTACTCCTTTACTTGCTTTCAT GCAGCCTGTACCTCGCAAAGATGCCCCCATGACTACCTCGACAACTACAACTACCCTTGCTACAACAAAAGAACCAGTCAGTGCTGACGAACAGCTTTCTAATCCTTTGCTACATGGAGTGCAATATGGTTATGGTATCCCATGGCCTTTCCAATATAACCAGCCAGGAAGTTTTCCAGCTACCTACGCAAACGCAGCTTTAAGTACTGCTACAAAAGTTGTACCAGCCAGGCCTCAACAACATTTGCATCCTTGGTTACCTGGAATAAAACAACCTTATGGTTATGGTATGCCCTGGCCTTTCCAATATAGCAATCCTGGAACTCTTCCAGatacccacacaaacacagctcAAACTTCTGGTACCATAGTTGCAGCTGCCAGTCCTGATCAACTTGGTTTGTATCCTTGGTTAGTTGGAACGTATTATCCTTATAGTTATCCTCTGCCATGGCAGATTAAATATAGCCAGTCTGGAGCTCCCCCAGCCACCACTTCAACAACTGCAACCCCAACCACCACTCTGACAACTACAACCCCagctactacaactaccactTCAACAACTACCTCCAAAAACTACCCTACTATGCCCAGAAGCTTTGATCAACAATGGTATCCTTGGTTACTTGGAACATATAATCAGTATGTCCCTATGGTACCACCTGGTGTTTCAGTGTCCGGTCCTAACGGTGGGGTTAAACAGCAGATGTACCAGACATCCTGGATGAATTCCTTACCTAAATACCCGACTGTAAACCAAAATCCAGGCTCTTCAGAGTTTAACCCTTCCAAAATTTTGCCGTATCATTCAAATGTTTCACCCCTACAGATTAAATTAGGACAATAA
- the LOC124402175 gene encoding uncharacterized protein LOC124402175 isoform X3: MWQKQEMCLMLVIVMMLNSSTFCLELNGHKSESVQAGRLIIESSKPTNETKHDIFKNLHEEYVGVTNGSPSYQPESIEGSQLAKLVLRHWSPSVQCDNDSMSLRIRGTQIPKFLVETSKGGPVPLLRMPPHCGFSMKRARRDVSLVAKYNGCNVAQQGNAYVLPLRASGVVLKVVCPVGRPLTRVSCTPSAMVVNLGVAADGVKLKGCQGDFVSAVHGWGVDTVLPSCSTLNNYSFTCFHAACTSQRCPHDYLDNYNYPCYNKRTSQC, encoded by the exons ATGTGGCAAAAACAGGAAATGTGCTTAATGCTAGTGATTGTAATGATGCTGAACTCCTCAACATTTTGTCTTGAGCTAAATGGGCATAAGAGTGAATCAGTTCAAGCTGGTAGACTTATTATTGAATCAAGCAAACCTACAAATGAAACCAAGCATGATATTTTCAAGAATTTGCATGAAGAATATGTTGGAGTCACCAATGGGTCTCCATCCTATCAGCCAGAGTCAATAG AAGGGTCTCAACTGGCAAAGTTAGTGCTCAGGCACTGGAGTCCCTCAGTGCAGTGTGATAATGATTCAATGTCTCTGCGTATCCGTGGGACTCAAATTCCCAAATTCTTGGTTGAGACAA GTAAAGGGGGACCAGTACCATTATTACGGATGCCTCCCCACTGTGGATTTTCTATGAAGAGAGCCCGCAGAGATGTTTCACTCGTCGCCAAGTATAATGGTTGTAATGTTGCACAACAG GGAAATGCCTATGTTCTGCCCTTACGTGCTTCTGGAGTTGTTCTGAAAGTGGTCTGTCCTGTGGGTCGTCCTCTAACCAGAGTCTCATGTACCCCTTCTGCTATGGTTGTCAATTTGGGTGTGGCTGCAGATGGTGTCAAACTAAAGG GGTGCCAAGGTGATTTTGTCTCTGCAGTGCATGGATGGGGAGTTGACACTGTCCTGCCCAGCTGTTCAACCCTCAACAACTACTCCTTTACTTGCTTTCAT GCAGCCTGTACCTCGCAAAGATGCCCCCATGACTACCTCGACAACTACAACTACCCTTGCTACAACAAAAGAACCAGTCAGTGCTGA